ACAGGGCCACGGCCGAGGTGTCGGTGTGCAGGCGCGGGTTGGCGGCGGTGGCGGCGCGGTAGTCGCCCATGGCCGCTACGTTGCGGAAGGCCAGCGCCCGAACGGTGCCCTGGCGACTGCCCAGGTGGTAGTGCTTGGTCAGCTCCAGGGTTTCGGCGTGGGCGCTGCCGTAGTGGAAGTCCAATGTGGGGCCGTTGGCATAGGTGGGCTCCAGCGTGGAGGCGAAGCGCAGGGCAAAGGCGGGCGTCACGTACTCGAGCACGCCGCCTACGGTGTAGCCGCGGGTGTTGGCGGCGTAGTCCCAGCCGCCGGCGCTCATCAGGCCCCAGTTCAGGAACTGGGTGCGGGGGTCGTGCGAATAGCTGTTCTGGTCAAAAAAATCAGCCACGCTGAACTTTCCTACATTGACGGCAAAATAGCGCTCGGGCCGGGGGCCCGCCAGCTGGTTGAGGCCGTCTTCTTCTTCCACAGTGCCGGGCCCCAGGGCAAAAGTCTGGCGCAGGTAGAGGCGGGCCAGGTACAGCACCGGGTCGGCCACGCCGATGCGGAAGGTTTCGCCGTTGGTGAAGCCGGCAATGCCGCGGGCACTGCTCAGGCCGCTGCCGCCGGCCACTTCGGGATTGAAATACACGGCCGCCCGCTTCCACAGCCGCCGCCCAATGAAGAGCGTGGACGTGAACGAGAGTTTGGCCGATTCGCGGTCGGCCAGGCTGTAGTCGCCCGAATACGGCGTGTGCAGGTCGCTGTGCCACTGGTCAATCAGCGTTTGCTGGAAGTGAAGGCTCCAGCCACTGCGCTCCCCGGGGGTGTCGTTGGGGTGATGCGTGGGCTCTTGCGCAGAGGCGGCATTCGGCGGGTTGTGGGGCGTGGTGGTGCTGGGCGGCGTGACCTGGGCGCGGGCCTGCCCCGCCAGGAGCAGCGCCCCCGCAAGCAGAGGTAAGGAACGTTTCAGAAGACGAAAACAAAGAGGGCCAACCGAAGCCGCCCGGGATGAGACGCCGAACCTAAACCGCCACGCATGTGGGAAACATGAAGCCTGACTGTTGCTCCGCGCGCCGCGTCAGTTTTTCTGCGTAGCGGGCAGTCCGGCCACGCCACAACCGCCTGCCCGCTCCAGATACTGCAGCCCCCAGCCCAGCAATTCGGCAAACACGGGCCGCACGCGCTGGCCCTGTTCGGTGAGGCTGTAGTCGACGCGCGGCGGCACCGTCTGGTGCACGGTGCGGGCCACAATGCCATCGGTTTCCAGTTC
This DNA window, taken from Hymenobacter sp. 5317J-9, encodes the following:
- a CDS encoding carbohydrate porin, with protein sequence MKRSLPLLAGALLLAGQARAQVTPPSTTTPHNPPNAASAQEPTHHPNDTPGERSGWSLHFQQTLIDQWHSDLHTPYSGDYSLADRESAKLSFTSTLFIGRRLWKRAAVYFNPEVAGGSGLSSARGIAGFTNGETFRIGVADPVLYLARLYLRQTFALGPGTVEEEDGLNQLAGPRPERYFAVNVGKFSVADFFDQNSYSHDPRTQFLNWGLMSAGGWDYAANTRGYTVGGVLEYVTPAFALRFASTLEPTYANGPTLDFHYGSAHAETLELTKHYHLGSRQGTVRALAFRNVAAMGDYRAATAANPRLHTDTSAVALFRAPGRTKTGFALNAEQELNANVGLFARLSYNDGRYETWAFTEIDHSASLGLVSTGARWQRPDDRLGAAVVVNGLSPEHRDYLAAGGYGFIVGDGALNYGLESIGEVYYSFSLPRYHASISPDYQLVINPGYNRDRSGPVHVAAVRLHVEF